A stretch of DNA from Gemmatimonadaceae bacterium:
GTCAACATTTCCGGCGGCGGGGTAACGCGGCACGCGAAGAATCGCGCGGCCGCGATCCGCCTGCTCGAGTATCTCAGCTCGCCCGAGGCGCAGAGGCTGCTCGCCTCCAGCAGCTTCGAGTATCCGGCGAATCCGGCGGTCGAGCCGCACGATCTTCTCGCGCGGTTCGGCAGCTTCAAGCCGCAGTCGGTGGGAGTCGCCGCGGCGGGCGCGTATCAGGCGGCGGCGGTGAGACTCGCCGACCGGGCCAACTATCGCTAGCGCGGCCGGCGCCCACGCGCTCGCCCTCCCGCGCCCGTCCCTTCGGGCGATGGGAGCGTGGCCCGTGATGCTGCTCGCCGCGATCGTGGCGGCGCCGGTGATTGCCGTCGCCGTCGCCGCGATGGAGCCGCGGTGGGAGGTGTGGCGGCACCTGTTCGAGACACGGCTGGCATCGCTGGCCTGGAACACGGCGCGGCTGCTCGTGGGCGTCGCGCTGGGTGCCGGCGTGCTCGGCGTGTTGCTCGGCTGGCTGATAGCGGTGCACCAGTTTCCGGGCCGCGGGTTTTTCGAGTGGGCGCTCGTGCTTCCGCTGGCGATGCCCGCGTACGTGTACGGCTTCGTGGTGATCGCGTTCTTCGATTTCACGGGACCGGTTCAGACGTGGATGCGAGGCGCGCTCGGTCCGGGCGCGGGACTGCCGGACATCCGGTCGTATTGGGGAGTAGTGCTGACGATGTCGCTGGTGTTCTATCCGTACGTGTATCTGCTCGCGCGGTCGGCGTTCGCCGAGCGCGGAATCCTGCTCGTCGAGGCCGCGAAGAGCCTCGGCCAGTCGCCGCGCGCCGCGTTCTGGCGCCTCGCGCTCCCGCTGGCGCGCCCCGCCCTGGCGTCCGGCCTTGCGCTCGCGCTCATGGAGACGCTGGCCGACGTGGGGACAGTGTCGGTCTTCTCGTATGACACTTTCTCCACCGCGGTTTACCGCGTCTGGTTCGGGATGCTCGACCGCACGGCGGCCAGCCAGATCGCGCTCGTCCTCATCCTGTTCGCCGCAGCGCTGGTCGCGACGGAGCGTTTCGCCCGCCGGCGCGCGGCGCACACCGTGAGCGACGCGCGCCGGACGCGCCGTATCGAGGTGAGCCGGGGCAAGCAATGGCTCTCCACCGGCATCTGCACCGCGGTGCTCGGCGTCGCGTTCGTCCTTCCCGCGACCATGCTGGTGATCTGGACCACGCGCTCGGTCCGCGCGGGGACGGTCGCGAGCACGTACCCCTCGCTGGTCGGAAACACGCTGCTGATCGCGGTCACGGCGGCCGCGATCACCGTCGGTGCCGCGCTGCTGCTCGCCTACACCGCGCGGCAGTTTCGCTCGCGCAAGCTGCGCGCGCTCACGGCCGTCGCGCTGCTTGGCTATGCGATTCCGGGCTCGGTCGTCGCCGTCGGCGTGCTGCTGGCGCTCTCCTTCGCCGACCGGATCGCCGGAGCGGTCATCGGCTCGCCGCCCGCGTTTCTGATCACCTCATCGGTGGTGGCGCTGTTGTTCGCGTACACCGTGCGGTTCGTGGCGGCGGCGTATTACCCGGTGCAGGCCGGGCTGGCGCGCATCTCTCCGGCGATCGACGAATCGGCGCGCGCGCTCGGCGCCACTCCGCGGCGGATTCTGCGCGAGGTGCACGCGCCCATGCTCCGCGGCTCGCTGGTGGCGGCGTCGATCCTCGTCGTCGTCGAAGTCCTGAAGGAGCTCCCCGCGACGATGCTCATCCGGCCGTTCGGCTTTCAGACGCTCGCGGTGGAGGTTTGGGAGAGGACCAACGACGCCATGTGGATCGAAGCCGCGCCGCCGTCGCTCGCCATCGTGGCGCTGGGCGCGCTGCTGGTCGGGTGGCTCACGCGAGCCGGCGCGCGCCGGAGAGCACTGCCGTGAACGAACTGCGCCTCTCGATAAACGGCGTCACCAAGCGCTACCCGGGCTCGGCCGGCGCCGCGGTGAGCGACGTCTCCCTCGACGTAGAGCCCGGCTCGATCCTCGGATTGCTCGGCCCGTCCGGCGCCGGCAAGACGACACTCCTCCGATTGATCGCCGGGTTCGAGCGCATAGACGCGGGGACCATTACGGTCGGTGGACGAACCATGAGCGGGGCTGGAGTGAACGTGCCGGCCGAGTCGCGCGGCATCGGATTCGTGTTCCAGCAAAGCGCGCTCTTCCCCCACCTCAACGCGCGGAAGAACATCGCGTTCGGGCTCCGGCATCTGAGCGCCGCCGAGCGGATGGCGGCCATGGATCGCGTGGTAGAGCTCTGCGCCCTCAAGCCGCTGCTCGACCGGTATCCGCACCAGCTCTCGGGCGGCGAGCAGCAGCGCGTGGCGCTGGCCCGCGCGCTCGCGCGCGATTCCGGAGTCGTGCTCCTCGACGAGCCGATGTCGAACGTGGACGTGCGGCTGCGCGCGACGATCGCCGCGGAGCTGCGCAGCATTCTCCGGGCGAGCCACATCACGGCGGTGTTCGTGACGCACGATCACGCGGACGCGTTCGCGATCGCCGACCGGGTAGCCGTGATGCGCGACGGCGTGATCGAGCAGGTGGGCAGCCCCCACTCCGTGTACGGCTCGCCGGCGTCGCCGTTCGTCGCGCGCTTCGTGAGCGACGCGAACTTTCTCCCCGGCAGGCACTGCAAACTCGGCGTCGAGACGGAGATCGGGTGTCTTCCCTGCGCCCTGTCCGAGGGCGAGCCGATCGGGACGCCGCTCGTCGCGATGGTGCGCGCCGACGAGCTGGCGCCGGAGTACGATCCGGAAGGGACGGCGACCGTCGAGCAGGCGATCTTCACGGGGTCCACCGTGACGTACTCGGTCCGGACGGCTTCCGGGCAATTGCTCCAGTGCGTGGTTCCCTCGGCGTGGAATCACCGCGTGGACGTCGGGGCGCGGGTTCGCATCGTGGCGCGCGCGCACTCGATCCGCTGCTTCACTCCGGCCGAGCTGGCGGGCTAGCCCTCAGGCCTGCTCCAGGTCGTACTTGTATTCGCCGGCCAGCTCCGCGGCGCAGAGCGCCGCGCGCTCGCCGGTCCGCGCCTCGAACCTGCCCGCGAAATCAGGGAGCCGCTCGGCGGTGAACGCCGCGCGCTCCATTCCCAGCGCCTCGATCGCGCGCTCGATCGCGTCCGGCGTGCCTTCGACCTCGACGAGATCATCCATCCGCGGATAATGCTCGAACCGCACGGTCGCCTCACCCAGGCGGTACGTCCACACTTCCCGCTCGATCTCCCGCGTGACGACGTAGTCGAGCGCTTCGAGAATCGCGCTGAGCCCGGCGAGGTCCGACGCCCCCGATGTGTATTCCTCGCGCGTCTTGAGTCCGGACTCGATGCGCGTGGGCCCCTTCCAATCCAGCTGCACCGTCCCGCCCTCCGGACTCTGGCACACGCGCACGCGCAGCACGTGATCCGCCGCCGCGAGCGCGCGGTCCGGCGTGTCGTATCGGAGATCGATCATCCGTCCCGAGAAGGCGTGCGTTGCACCGGCCGCGACGAGCCGCGCCTTCCGCGCGGCCACGTCGTCGACCACCGCCTTCACCTCTACCTCAAGCATCCAGGATCACGCGAACCACCGCGCTCGTCTCGGCGAGGTTCTCGAACACGGCGTACGGCTCGTGCTTCCTCAGCTCTTCGACCGAGTAGTGTCCCGTAGCCACGCCGATCGCGCGCGCGCCGATCGCCTCGCCGCACCTGATGTCCGCGGGAGTGTCGCCGATCACGTAGATGGCGTCGCCGGAAAGCTCGCGTCCGAAAAAATCGGCCGCGCGGCGCTGCGCCACGCCCGGTAGCTCGGGCCTGTGCTCGTGGTCCGAGCCGAACGCGTTGACGCGAAACCGCGACACGTCCACACCGGCCGCGGCAAGCTTCACCTTCGCGCCCGGCTCGATGTTCCCCGTCAGCAGCCCAAGAGTGACATGCTCCTTCGATTCGAGGGCGTCGAGCAGAT
This window harbors:
- a CDS encoding ABC transporter ATP-binding protein yields the protein MNELRLSINGVTKRYPGSAGAAVSDVSLDVEPGSILGLLGPSGAGKTTLLRLIAGFERIDAGTITVGGRTMSGAGVNVPAESRGIGFVFQQSALFPHLNARKNIAFGLRHLSAAERMAAMDRVVELCALKPLLDRYPHQLSGGEQQRVALARALARDSGVVLLDEPMSNVDVRLRATIAAELRSILRASHITAVFVTHDHADAFAIADRVAVMRDGVIEQVGSPHSVYGSPASPFVARFVSDANFLPGRHCKLGVETEIGCLPCALSEGEPIGTPLVAMVRADELAPEYDPEGTATVEQAIFTGSTVTYSVRTASGQLLQCVVPSAWNHRVDVGARVRIVARAHSIRCFTPAELAG
- a CDS encoding haloacid dehalogenase-like hydrolase, whose amino-acid sequence is MKLVLFDIDGTLLSSEGAGMRAMRAALDDLFGTIGDPAYRYDGKTDKQIVRDLMRGHGHDDKYIDGRMDALLERYLEGLAREVRSGERIPRTLPGIPDLLDALESKEHVTLGLLTGNIEPGAKVKLAAAGVDVSRFRVNAFGSDHEHRPELPGVAQRRAADFFGRELSGDAIYVIGDTPADIRCGEAIGARAIGVATGHYSVEELRKHEPYAVFENLAETSAVVRVILDA
- a CDS encoding class IV adenylate cyclase, translated to MLEVEVKAVVDDVAARKARLVAAGATHAFSGRMIDLRYDTPDRALAAADHVLRVRVCQSPEGGTVQLDWKGPTRIESGLKTREEYTSGASDLAGLSAILEALDYVVTREIEREVWTYRLGEATVRFEHYPRMDDLVEVEGTPDAIERAIEALGMERAAFTAERLPDFAGRFEARTGERAALCAAELAGEYKYDLEQA
- a CDS encoding iron ABC transporter permease, with the translated sequence MGAWPVMLLAAIVAAPVIAVAVAAMEPRWEVWRHLFETRLASLAWNTARLLVGVALGAGVLGVLLGWLIAVHQFPGRGFFEWALVLPLAMPAYVYGFVVIAFFDFTGPVQTWMRGALGPGAGLPDIRSYWGVVLTMSLVFYPYVYLLARSAFAERGILLVEAAKSLGQSPRAAFWRLALPLARPALASGLALALMETLADVGTVSVFSYDTFSTAVYRVWFGMLDRTAASQIALVLILFAAALVATERFARRRAAHTVSDARRTRRIEVSRGKQWLSTGICTAVLGVAFVLPATMLVIWTTRSVRAGTVASTYPSLVGNTLLIAVTAAAITVGAALLLAYTARQFRSRKLRALTAVALLGYAIPGSVVAVGVLLALSFADRIAGAVIGSPPAFLITSSVVALLFAYTVRFVAAAYYPVQAGLARISPAIDESARALGATPRRILREVHAPMLRGSLVAASILVVVEVLKELPATMLIRPFGFQTLAVEVWERTNDAMWIEAAPPSLAIVALGALLVGWLTRAGARRRALP